Within the Rhodothermia bacterium genome, the region CCTTTTGTTTCAACCGAAGATGTAAAAACGATGGAAAAGACGGTTAAAATGGCGAAAATTATTATTTCTGCAACTTCCAAAACCGATGCAAACATTTTTAATCCCAATACATTGAGAGATATTGCCAAATTTGAGGCGATTAACCTCTAAATATGGCTAAGATATAGTATAATTTGATCTATTTTATCCACCTACGCAATTGGGGGAGTTCCTCCACCATCCTTGAAAGGCAGTACGACTCTTAGAAAAATCCGCCTCAGCAAGGATGGCTTAGACTAAACTCCTGCCAGCTAAATCTTTCTCGATGAAATATGTCGCCCCTACCGGATTTTACTGTTCGTTCAAAAATACTTTATGCGTATTTTTATAGCATTCAAGTGTGTAAACTATTGTAATGAATATCCATAAGGACATAAGCTTGTGATCTTGGTAGTCGTGCAAGATTAATCCATCTATCAGGACTAATTTCGAAACGCAGGTCGCATAAATACACCCATTTGGATCCTACAGACAAGCGCTAAAGGACAGATTAAACCTTTTAAGGATCAAAAGTATTTTAGTGATGGTGGTTATGTTTTGGATTTATTAGGTGTCTTTAGCAATATTAGGCGTCAAATAAAAAACAAAACAAATCTATAACAATTAAATACTTACATGAAAAATAAAATTCGCCCACAAGCCGAAATTAAAGGCTTAGACCGTGATTTTCCGGAAATTGCAATGGCTTTACTGAAAGGGGCTTTCTTATTGGGTTCGCTCAAGTTTATTGGGTATTTACTGATTCCGTAAGCACGAGCCTCATGCTTATATCTGCACGCTTATAGTCATTGTTTTCGGGCAAAGATTCCTCCACAAAGCCCAATTTCTGATACAACTGTCTGGCAACGACTAACCTTGAACTTGTTGAGAGCCATACACTTTGCACACGTAGTGCCCGTGCAACTTCCAAAGCAGCTTCTACCAACCTTTGTCCCAAGCCCAACCCTTGTTTTTCTGGTATAATGGCCAATTTGGCCAATTCCATCTCGTCTAAACCAGATTTAAGGAGCGCAACAGTTCCTAAAACAGATTCGTTTTCAAGCAGGAATAATATTTCGCCTCCCTTTTCCAGAATATACGCTTCAGGATTTTCGAGATACAACCGGTCTGGCGCTTCTATGGCAAAATAGCGTTCTATCCATTGGTAGTTTAAGGATGCAAAAGCATCTCGGTACTGTGTATGGAACGGGACGATACAAATCTTGCCCAAGTCTTTCTGCATGAGGAAATCTGTTGGTGGGTTCTCGCTACCAATGGGGAAGTTTACATAGCGCATTTTCCGGAACCCCCAACGTTCATAGTACCTAACTGCGCCCTGATTCTGATCCCAAACGGTAAGCCAGAGAGCATCATGGCCATGTTTAACGGCTTCTCCAATCGCTTTTTGCATGAACAACTGCCCTACCTTCTGTCCCGTCCATACACGTTTAAGGTAAATCCGATGGAGCCAGAGCGGGTTTATGCCCGATACGCCAATAATCCGCTTACCAGATTCGAGTTGTAGGTAGCCTACCGCCTCTTCGCCAGCATATGCCAACCAAATACGGATGCTGGGATCGGCAAGTTCCCGTTCCAATTGAGGAATATTATAAGAGGTTTGCACCACTTTCCGACATTCTTCGGGGTCGTAAATGGCCTCAAACGCATCACGAAAGGTTTGCTCGGCCAATACCGACAATTGGGCAGCATCGGCAACTGAAGCAAGAACTAATGAGATTTTTGCGGTCATAAAGGCTCAAAAAGGCCTACCACATCCGCAGTAAGCCTTTGTTTTTTTTATTACTTAAAATACTTATCGATGATCGCCAATCAGATTACGGCTTAGGTTCTCCGGTCCTTGCTCGGTCACATACACATCGTCTTCTACACGAATTCCGCCCAACGGTAGCAATTCATCCACCAAGTTCCAATTAAAACAAGATTTGTGTTCCCCTGTTCGGTGCGGATTTAGCAAGAGCGGGATAAAATACAACCCCGGTTCTACGGTAAGCAAGTGTCCGGCTTCGATGGGTCGCGTTGTCCGGAGCCAAGGATATTTGGAATCGGGAGGCAAAATTGTACCTTCAATATCCACTTGGCGTCCGCCCACATCATGCACCTGGATACCCAAGTGATGCCCCAAGCCATGTGGGAAAAACACGCGGCTTAACCCTTTTTCAAATGCTTCGTCTGCCCCAACGGTCAAGACGC harbors:
- a CDS encoding GNAT family N-acetyltransferase gives rise to the protein MTAKISLVLASVADAAQLSVLAEQTFRDAFEAIYDPEECRKVVQTSYNIPQLERELADPSIRIWLAYAGEEAVGYLQLESGKRIIGVSGINPLWLHRIYLKRVWTGQKVGQLFMQKAIGEAVKHGHDALWLTVWDQNQGAVRYYERWGFRKMRYVNFPIGSENPPTDFLMQKDLGKICIVPFHTQYRDAFASLNYQWIERYFAIEAPDRLYLENPEAYILEKGGEILFLLENESVLGTVALLKSGLDEMELAKLAIIPEKQGLGLGQRLVEAALEVARALRVQSVWLSTSSRLVVARQLYQKLGFVEESLPENNDYKRADISMRLVLTESVNTQ